GCTATGGAATGATTAATATGATAAAAAATATTATATTAATTTTCACATTTATATTATCAATTTCTTGCAGCAGAAATAATAATACAACTACAGTTAATGAAATAGAACCTAATGATAATGAAGAGTATGCTCAGTTTATAGAATCGGATATAAGCTTAAAAGGAAGTTTTAATATTGATGATATAGATTATTATCATATTAAGCCTACTAATGGTTTTATAATGAACTTTGGACTTTATGCTAATAATGATTCTAATATTGTATTAGAGTTTTATAATAAAGAAAATAGAGATATTGTTTTTAGAGTAGAAACTAAAAATGCTAAAAATTATTTTGGAAATATAGAATTAAAAAATATTTTATTAAATGAAAAAGAATATTTATTAAAATTAACTTCTGAAGATAATATTGACTATAACCTAAAACTAAATTTTTCTGATGATTATAAATATAAAAACGGCAATGAATATAATGATAATA
This genomic interval from Brachyspira sp. SAP_772 contains the following:
- a CDS encoding DNA-binding protein, which encodes MIKNIILIFTFILSISCSRNNNTTTVNEIEPNDNEEYAQFIESDISLKGSFNIDDIDYYHIKPTNGFIMNFGLYANNDSNIVLEFYNKENRDIVFRVETKNAKNYFGNIELKNILLNEKEYLLKLTSEDNIDYNLKLNFSDDYKYKNGNEYNDNILYAEEIEYPNQKINGFFIKKDLVLDEKIKPYLKNYNIIDIDFYRIKNKTDIDSYINIILEYKEDIEIILFDENYNYIRKAVNRIDNINFSKNSEYYIAL